A genome region from Anastrepha ludens isolate Willacy chromosome 3, idAnaLude1.1, whole genome shotgun sequence includes the following:
- the LOC128858775 gene encoding uncharacterized protein LOC128858775 — translation MPRKIYSDNATNFVGADRKLRELRDAFEAQQPEVQKYATDEGFTFAFIPPRAPHFGGLWEAAVKSAKHLLVRAIGNALLTAEELQTLLVEVEAVLNSRPLVPLSQDPNDGEALTPAHLLVGCPPRALPPAQVSMDPMRCCDRWQLVCCLKQQFWRLWSRNYLLGLQQRNKWLHPKRNLELNDLVLVQEDNTPPQQWVLGRVAAIVTGQDGKVRVADVATKAGVIKRPVHKLAVLPSDVEGP, via the coding sequence ATGCCGCGGAAAATATACAGCGACAACGCCACCAACTTCGTCGGCGCCGATCGCAAGCTTCGCGAGCTGAGGGATGCTTTCGAGGCCCAACAACCGGAAGTACAGAAATACGCAACGGACGAAGGATTCACCTTCGCCTTTATACCACCCAGGGCACCGCACTTCGGCGGGTTATGGGAGGCGGCAGTGAAGTCCGCCAAACACCTTCTCGTGCGCGCAATCGGCAACGCGCTGCTCACCGCCGAAGAACTACAGACGCTGCTCGTCGAGGTCGAGGCCGTACTCAACTCGCGACCCCTGGTACCACTGAGTCAGGACCCGAACGATGGAGAGGCCCTAACACCAGCGCACCTATTAGTTGGGTGCCCCCCTCGAGCGCTGCCACCAGCCCAAGTATCGATGGACCCAATGCGTTGCTGCGACAGATGGCAACTTGTCTGTTGTCTCAAGCAACAGTTTTGGCGACTGTGGTCCAGGAACTACCTGTTGGGCCTTCAACAGAGGAACAAGTGGTTGCATCCGAAACGCAACCTCGAGCTGAACGACCTCGTCCTGGTTCAGGAAGACAACACACCACCGCAGCAATGGGTGCTCGGCCGCGTCGCCGCAATCGTAACAGGGCAAGACGGCAAAGTCCGCGTAGCAGACGTGGCAACCAAAGCGGGCGTAATTAAACGCCCCGTTCACAAGCTCGCCGTACTGCCATCAGACGTTGAAGGACCATGA